A portion of the Lathamus discolor isolate bLatDis1 chromosome 5, bLatDis1.hap1, whole genome shotgun sequence genome contains these proteins:
- the LOC136014726 gene encoding SUN domain-containing protein 3-like, producing MDSQRAFTFIPPSIFTQSAFACSYAKKRASDSLAAKEMLLKGRKMKALKTVPLVLLIRLFLFGVHHVGLLGEEGLSRAAAFISSYIWHPQQQMTFRPAGNDIGEALSRTQTLKEQLQKLQEEFYHLHWSLKDVTERALHEALKQSKLPGFSGSAVQEIINQVVEKLEENQVPMTDYALKSSGAAVIPEYTSPSYRNTAYKISLFSLTVMDYVRSPELILEKENHLGNCWPFHGSQGHVFIKLSVPVIPRAVTLDHVSGPALHGDGISSAPKDFAVYGVTEEQEEQFLGQFVFLAPLNPTQTFQLKNEHSGFVNYILLQVLSNWGHPDYTCIYRFRVHGDPASNEGKVAL from the exons ATGGATTCCCAGCGTGCTTTTAcattcatccctccctccatcttcACCCAGTCTGCATTTGCCTGCAGTTACGCAAAGAAAAGGGCCAGTGATAGCCTGGCTGctaaagaaatgctgctgaaggggag GAAAATGAAGGCTCTGAAGACAGTGCCCCTGGTGCTGCTCATCCGCCTGTTCTTGTTTG GCGTTCACCACGTGGGACTGCTGGGTGAAGAAGGCCTCTCGAGGGCTGCAGCCTTCATCTCCTCCTACATTTGGCATCCCCAACAGCAGATGACGTTCAG GCCAGCAGGGAACGACATAGGAGAAGCGCTGAGTAGAACCCAGACCCTCAAAGAACAGctccagaagctgcaggaagagttCTATCACCTGCACTGGAGCCTCAAGGATGTCACTGAGCGTGCTCTCCATGAAGCCTTGAAGCAGTCTAAGCTCCCAGGCTTCTCTGGATCG gctgttcAAGAGATCATCAATCAAGTCgtggagaagctggaagaaaaccaagtccCAATGACTGATTATGCCCTCAAATCATCAG gGGCTGCTGTCATTCCTGAATACACAAGTCCATCCTACCGGAATACGGCGTATAAAATCAGCCTGTTTTCCCTGACAGTGATGGATTATGTGAGATCTCCTGAGCTTATTCTTGAG aaggaaaatcatCTAGGAAACTGCTGGCCCTTCCATGGAAGTCAGGGACACGTCTTCATCAAGCTCTCTGTGCCAGTCATTCCCAGAGCAGTCACCCTGGACCATGTCTCAGGGCCAGCGCTCCATGGAGACGGTATCTCCAGTGCTCCAAAGGACTTTGCTGTCTAC GGGGTGACGGAAGAACAGGAGGAGCAGTTCCTGggacagtttgttttcctggcacCACTGAATCCCACTCAGACCTTTCAGCTAAAG aaCGAGCACTCTGGGTTTGTGAATTACATCCTGCTGCAAGTGCTGAGCAACTGGGGCCACCCGGACTACACCTGCATATATCGGTTCAGGGTGCACGGTGATCCTGCCAGCAACGAGGGGAAGGTGGCACTTTGA
- the LOC136014730 gene encoding SUN domain-containing protein 3-like produces MDSQRAFTFIPPSIFTQSAFACSYAKKRASDSLAAKEMLLKGRKMKALKTVPLVLLIRLFLFGESRWNWDLRMAFTTWDCWVKKASRGLQPSSPPTFGIPNSRPAGNDIGEALSRTQTLKEQLQKLQEEFYHLHWSLKDVTERALHEALKQSKLPGFSGSAVQEIINQVVEKLEENQVPMTDYALKSSGAAVIPEYTSPSYRNTAYKISLFSLTVMDYVRSPELILEKENHLGNCWPFHGSQGHVFIKLSVPVIPRAVTLDHVSGPALHGDGISSAPKDFAVYGVTEEQEEQFLGQFVFLAPLNPTQTFQLKNEHSGFVNYILLQVLSNWGHPDYTCIYRFRVHGDPASNEGKVAL; encoded by the exons ATGGATTCCCAGCGTGCTTTTAcattcatccctccctccatcttcACCCAGTCTGCATTTGCCTGCAGTTACGCAAAGAAAAGGGCCAGTGATAGCCTGGCTGctaaagaaatgctgctgaaggggag GAAAATGAAGGCTCTGAAGACAGTGCCCCTGGTGCTGCTCATCCGCCTGTTCTTGTTTGGTGAGTCTCGTTGGAACTGGGACCTGAGGATG GCGTTCACCACGTGGGACTGCTGGGTGAAGAAGGCCTCTCGAGGGCTGCAGCCTTCATCTCCTCCTACATTTGGCATCCCCAACAGCAG GCCAGCAGGGAACGACATAGGAGAAGCGCTGAGTAGAACCCAGACCCTCAAAGAACAGctccagaagctgcaggaagagttCTATCACCTGCACTGGAGCCTCAAGGATGTCACTGAGCGTGCTCTCCATGAAGCCTTGAAGCAGTCTAAGCTCCCAGGCTTCTCTGGATCG gctgttcAAGAGATCATCAATCAAGTCgtggagaagctggaagaaaaccaagtccCAATGACTGATTATGCCCTCAAATCATCAG gGGCTGCTGTCATTCCTGAATACACAAGTCCATCCTACCGGAATACGGCGTATAAAATCAGCCTGTTTTCCCTCACAGTGATGGATTATGTGAGATCTCCTGAGCTTATTCTTGAG aaggaaaatcatCTAGGAAACTGCTGGCCCTTCCATGGAAGTCAGGGACACGTCTTCATCAAGCTCTCTGTGCCAGTCATTCCCAGAGCAGTCACCCTGGACCATGTCTCAGGGCCAGCGCTCCATGGAGACGGTATCTCCAGTGCTCCAAAGGACTTTGCTGTCTAC GGGGTGACGGAAGAACAGGAGGAGCAGTTCCTGggacagtttgttttcctggcacCACTGAATCCCACTCAGACCTTTCAGCTAAAG aaCGAGCACTCTGGGTTTGTGAATTACATCCTGCTGCAAGTGCTGAGCAACTGGGGCCACCCGGACTACACCTGCATATATCGGTTCAGGGTGCACGGTGATCCTGCCAGCAACGAGGGGAAGGTGGCACTTTGA